From the Synechococcus sp. KORDI-49 genome, the window TTCGCAAGAGCTGCTGCGTCCCCCTGATCTCCCCGCGATCCAAGGGCCCTGCCTGATCTTCATCGGCGCCATCGATGCCTACAAGCTCGATCTGGCGATGCTGGAGGCCCTGATCGCCTCGACTCCGCAATGGACCTATGTGCTGATTGGTCCAGTCGGTGAAACGGATCCGTCGACCGACGTGGAGCCCCTGGCTTCCCATTCCCATGTGCATCTGCTCGGCCCCAGGCCCTATTCCGAGCTGCCGGGGTATCTGGCATTGGCCGATGTCGCCCTGCTGCCGCTGCAGCTCAACGACTACACCCGCCACATGTATCCGATGAAATTCTTCGAATACCTGGCCGCTGGTTGTCCTGTGGTGGCCACGGCCATTCCGTCGCTCTTGGACCAGGGGGATGTGGCCACGCTCTGTCCACCAGATGCCACGGCGTTTCAACAGTCGATCGCCGCAGTGCTGAAAGGTGATGTTCCGGCTTTGGAGCAACGCTTGGCTCGTGCGGAACAGTTCACCTATGAGCGGCGCACGGCCTCGATGCTGCACTGTCTCGGCCGACACGGCCTCTTGCCTCAGGAGCCGGCTCCGCCGCAGGCGATGCCGTATCACCGCGTGCGGCGACAGCTGCGGGTTGATTGGGTCGCTGCCCAGGTGGGTCTGCTGCCGGTTCAGGCCATGGATCGATTGGGATGGCAACGGCTCAGCAGCCCCCTGCTGGATGCTTTTCTCCGCAGGTGGCCGTTCAGCATTCCCTTGCTCAGCGTTCGGGCCAGCCAAGCCTTGGCTCAAGGCGATCACGACAGGGGCCGCCACCTGATTGAACAGATCTGGCAGCTGGACGGTGAAGCTGAGCTGCTGCATCAACTGCTGTTCCGCCGCGGTTCCCGTCCTGGTGATCGCGGGGATCAGCTGGCGATGTTCGATGCTCTGGCTTCGAGCACGGTGCTGCCGCTCCACTTTTCCGGTTACTGCCGGGTGGTGCGCACCTACAGGGCGATTGATCAGAAAGATCAAGCCCATCTGCGGCGTTGCTGCAACGCCCTGGATGACATCATCGCTGCGTTGGACGATGACTCCGACACTTATCAGTGCCTGAGGCCGAATCGGGTGAACCGGGCCAAGCTGCTGATCTCGGCTCATCTCACCAGGCTGCGCGGATTGATGGCGTTGCACGATCATCCCGCCCTCAACCAAGCCGCCTTGCAGCTTGAGCAGTGCGCCCGGCGCTACGACCCATTTGCAATTGATCGGACCACCGCGATTCGGATGACCCGCAACATCATGCGTTGTCTGGCGATTGCGGCGGTGATGGCCTGGCATGCAGGAGACAGCTGCCGTCTGGATGCTGTGGTCGCGCAGGTGGAGCGCTTGCGATCGGCGAGTTATGCCGATCGCTTTGACCCCATTGCGGAACGAACCCAGGAGGACCATCGCTCTTTTGCCGACTGGATGCTGGAGCGTCTGCGAGGTTGCCGCTGGCCCGGAGGCCAAGCGACGCTGAAACCACCCGCCTCGTTGTTCGTCGAGCCCGTGTTGCTGGTGTATTTCCCGGTGCTGCGGCTGGATCGGGCTGAAAAGGCCTGGCGCTTTCTCACTCCCCTCAGCGGACAGGCCGCGGCGTGAACCAGCAGGTGGCCGGAACGATCGCCTTCAGCATCGACTCCCTGAAGCTCGGTGGAGCCGAGAGGACCTTGCTGCGCTGGGCAGTCTGGTGCCGGGATGCCGGTTGGCGGGTGGTGGTGATCACGCGCCATGGACCGGAGCGGGATGCCTATCCGGTGCCGGAGGGTGTGGTCCGCCGTCAGGAGCCTCGTCTCTCGCCTGCTCTGGAACGGCTTGGCTGGTGGGCCTTTCCCGCAAGGTTGCTGGCGTTGCGCTCGCTGCTGCGCCAGGAGTCGATTGATGTGGCGGTGGGGGTGACGGTGCTGCCTGCTGTGAAGCTGCTGTTGGCCTGTCGTGGACTGGGACTTCGTTGTGTGGTGTCAGAGCGCAACTACCCCCCGGCGCGCCCGCCGGCGTTGCCCTGGCGATGGTTGCGGCGCTTGGCCTATCCCTGGGCTGATCTGCATCTGGTGCAAACCCGCACAACCGGCTGTTGGTTGCGGCGCCATTGCGGTGCTGAGCATCAGCAGTTGATGCCCAATCCTGTGGTCTGGCCGCTTCCGAACCATGAGCCGGCTCTGTCCCCAGATGCCCTGTTGCCGCCTGAGGTCCCTGTGCTGTTGGCGGCGGGAACCAAGGCTCATCAGAAGGGTTTTGATCGGTTGATGCCCGTCTTCAGGGGGTTGGCCGATCGCATCCCGGAGCTCCATCTGGTGGTGCTGGGGTTGGGGGATACCCCGTATCAGGGCGTTGATCAGCAGGCCTGGCTGCGGCAATTGCTTGGGGATGGCTCGGATCGGCAGAGCAGACTGCTGCTGCCGGGCCCGGTGGGCAACATGTCCGATTGGTACGCGAGAGCCAGCTTGTTCCTCCTGCCATCGCGATTCGAGGGGTTCCCCAATGTGCTGCTGGAGGCCATGGCTGCAGGCTGCGCCTGCGTTGCCAGTGATTGCCCCACCGGTCCGGCCGATCTGATCGAGGATCACAAGAACGGGCGGTTGTTGCCGGTTGATGCGTCGTCAGACGTCTGGATTGAGGTGTTGGAGAGCCTGTTGCGGGGTGAGGAGCAGCGCGCCCGGTTTGCTGAGCAGGCGATGTGCGTTCGTGACCGCTTCAGCGAGCGACACCTTCGGGCTGTGTTTCTCGATGCCGTTCAGGGACTGAGCCATGGATGATCTCTGGGTGGTGCTGCCTCATCTCGGAGCAGGGGGCGCTCAGAAAGTCGGCCTGCTCGCAGCAGAACATTTCGCCGCACAGGGGTTCCAGGTTCGGGTGCTGTCGCTGCGACCGGAGCATCCGGTCAAGCACCGGCTGCCCGACAACGTGTCCATGCTGGACATGGATCCAGATCCGAAATCCCTCCATCCCTGGCTGCGGGATGTGGAGAACCGTTCCTGGCAGGCACGCGGGCGGCGCTTCACCGTTGCCCAGCTGATCAAGGTGCGGCGATTCATCGTTCGGCTCGTCACTGTCGTTTTGCTGCGCGGCATCCAGCTCGCCTTGCCCTGGGTTGATGATCGATTGCAACCGGGCCGGGGTGGACTGGCCAACGCGCTGTTGTCCTGCTGCATGGAAAGCGTTGGCGGCCTTCGTTACGCACGCCTGCGCGACTTGCTGGTTGAGCAGCAACCGGGGCGGGTGTTGGCACTGCTCAGCAAAACCAACATTCTTTGCTGTGCCGCGGCTTGGGATCTGCCGATTCATCTGGT encodes:
- a CDS encoding glycosyltransferase, which codes for MADVILLSTADWDHPLWTNKQHLAVSLADAGHRVLYIDSLGVRGARAGRADARRILRRLLRSLNPLRQVRQRIWVVSPLVLPGRTTGMAGRLNRWSFGLALFWADWRLDLRTPLLWTFNPNTRSYLKLGRFQATIYHCVDRIQAQPGMPSESLERAEQDLCGAVNAVFTTAPELQKELAPLNAGTHLFGNVADAQHFGRARSQELLRPPDLPAIQGPCLIFIGAIDAYKLDLAMLEALIASTPQWTYVLIGPVGETDPSTDVEPLASHSHVHLLGPRPYSELPGYLALADVALLPLQLNDYTRHMYPMKFFEYLAAGCPVVATAIPSLLDQGDVATLCPPDATAFQQSIAAVLKGDVPALEQRLARAEQFTYERRTASMLHCLGRHGLLPQEPAPPQAMPYHRVRRQLRVDWVAAQVGLLPVQAMDRLGWQRLSSPLLDAFLRRWPFSIPLLSVRASQALAQGDHDRGRHLIEQIWQLDGEAELLHQLLFRRGSRPGDRGDQLAMFDALASSTVLPLHFSGYCRVVRTYRAIDQKDQAHLRRCCNALDDIIAALDDDSDTYQCLRPNRVNRAKLLISAHLTRLRGLMALHDHPALNQAALQLEQCARRYDPFAIDRTTAIRMTRNIMRCLAIAAVMAWHAGDSCRLDAVVAQVERLRSASYADRFDPIAERTQEDHRSFADWMLERLRGCRWPGGQATLKPPASLFVEPVLLVYFPVLRLDRAEKAWRFLTPLSGQAAA
- a CDS encoding glycosyltransferase yields the protein MNQQVAGTIAFSIDSLKLGGAERTLLRWAVWCRDAGWRVVVITRHGPERDAYPVPEGVVRRQEPRLSPALERLGWWAFPARLLALRSLLRQESIDVAVGVTVLPAVKLLLACRGLGLRCVVSERNYPPARPPALPWRWLRRLAYPWADLHLVQTRTTGCWLRRHCGAEHQQLMPNPVVWPLPNHEPALSPDALLPPEVPVLLAAGTKAHQKGFDRLMPVFRGLADRIPELHLVVLGLGDTPYQGVDQQAWLRQLLGDGSDRQSRLLLPGPVGNMSDWYARASLFLLPSRFEGFPNVLLEAMAAGCACVASDCPTGPADLIEDHKNGRLLPVDASSDVWIEVLESLLRGEEQRARFAEQAMCVRDRFSERHLRAVFLDAVQGLSHG